The DNA window GTTAATTTCCTAATTAACAATAGTTCCcgattttaaattctaaatcttCATTACAGGTATACTAATCTCAGGATGCCCAGGCACAGGAAAGACAGCGTTAATTCTTCAACTCGTGGAATATTCGTGCTTTGGTCGTAAAAGAAACTTCGAATATGAGGAGCTAAGAGAGCAGTCAGATATAAGGGAAGTCTTGCCTGAAGAAGTTGCAGCAGGAATGGTCACTCATCTAGCATCACAAGTCGTCGCATATCATTTCTGTCAGGTATGGcacattttatatatcattcaaatattttttgttgttgttgttgtttaaatatcaaaatatatgtattaacataAACGTATACAATTATTCGCAGGCCGACAACAACAGCACATGCCTAGTAGGCGAATTCGTCCACTCACTTGCAGCACAACTTTGCCAAGCACCAAGGCTGCAAGCGTACAGAGAATACCTATTGAGCGAACCGCATCTGTTAGCTTGCCTCTCTTTAAAAGAATGCATAGCAGACCCGGATTTGGCTTTCATGAGAGGAATCATAGAACCGCTTATAATTTTGCGAAAGAATGGAAGCATAGATTCAACAAACAGCATAATTCTTGTTGATGGTCTCTGTGAAGCTGAATATCATAGACCAGATCACGGATATACAATCGCTTCTTTTCTAATAAGACACGTTCCTGAAATGCCCTCTTGGCTCAAAGTTGTAGCAACTATTAGAACACAATTTCTTGAACTAACGAAACAATTACCGTACACAAGACTGGGTTTGGACGAATCGGACAATGTACATAAAGATTTGCTTGAATACTTCAACGCAAGAGTTCAAGCTGCACCCATAATAGagacaaatattaaaagttcaACGGGAAAAACTGAAGGCGTACATAACTCGGTTATGAAGTTTGCTCAATACGTTCTTCATTTGAGCCAAGGATCTTTCTTGttcttaaaactaattttggATCTTCTTGAAAGAAGCCACATAGTTGTGAAATCAACAAATTACAAAGTTGTACCCATATCACTagcacaaatatttttacttcaattcaatttaagaTTTCCCACCGTACAGTCGTTTGAAAAGGTGACACACATATTAAGTGTTTGCTTAGCTGCCTTATACCCGCTTACTTTGGTAGAAATTTATTATTCGGTCAACTCTTTACTTGTCGACACATTCTTACCATGGGAAGAATTTTGCCACAGATTTGAAAGTCTTAGTGACTTTCTCGTAAAGCGTATTGACAACACTTATATGTTCTTCCATCCATCATTCAGGGAGTGGTTAATACGTCGCGATGATAATGAAAGCTCCAAATTTTTGTGTGACTTAAGAGCTGGACATTGTGGTATTGCCTTTAGACTATCAAGGGTGCAGGCTCCTTTAGATCCAGAGAAATCTATGGAATTAGGACATCACATTCTAAAAGCTCATATGTACAGAAACATGGGCCCAGCGCAATTAGGGTTATGTCCTCGAGATTTGCAAGCCAATATGGTCGCTACGAGTTCTGCAAATGTCGGTGAAGCCGTTGCTAACTTGAGGAATATATACACTCCAAATGTGAAGGTTTCACGTCTAATGCTATTAGCAGGAGGATCGCCAAATCAGATAACAGATTGTCTTGGAAATGCGCCATTATTGTGCATGTATGCTTATCAAGGAATTATATCAATGGTTGGATTACTCATTGAATTCGGAGCTGATCTGGAAATGACAAACTCTCAAGGGTGTTCAGCTTTATCATTAGCATGTCAAAGAGGTCACACTGATGTCGCTAGAATGTTAATAGCATCAGGTAAGGAGATGAAACTATTTTATCGTTTATACTAAAATCCGTTTTATAAGACAttcataaagttaaatatttaaatttatattacaggtGCTTCACTAAGTCACACCGATACAGCAGAACAGACTCCGCTTGTACATGCAGCTAAAAATGGTCATCGAGATACCGTAATATATCTCTTGGGATGCCAGACAGGAAAAGAGGACAGGAATTCAATAGAAATAGATGAGGACAATATTGAACAATTAGTGCCTGGTTCTAGGCATGCTCTAATAGCCGCTGCTCAAAATGGGCATTTAGATATAGTAGAATATCTTTTGGATACAGCAGAGTTAATTGTAAGTGTCACAATCATTTTAACaacatgtttaattaatattcctagaaaatatattagtagTTATACGCCATTAAAATCTCCAGAATCGACCACTTTTCAAGTCAATGAACTGACTTAATTATGTTCAAAgttattaatcttaattatattttacagccTGACGGTATCTGCCCTGTAACCGGTGAGACCGCTCTTACAGCAGCTTGCTCTACTGGAAACGCTGCTATCGCTGATGCTCTTCTCATCCGAGGAGCAACACCATACTCTTTAAACGCAAGACAAATGTCTCCCTTAGCTTTAGCTTCGAAGAACGGCAGAACAGCTTTGGTACTGAGATTATTAGATTCTGGAGCAGACGTGATGGGATCTGGAGGAAAAAACCCTCTAATATTGGCAGCGGCTGAAGGTCATGCTGAGGTCGTAGAAATGCTTTTAGAACATTGtaagtttaaaatttctattaacataaatttcacATTTGATGAACATTGCTTTTTTACAATGTGCTACATTCAAAGCATATTTACAGAATGTGAGAtatgtaacttattttattttttccttaggTGCTGATCCAGATGCAGTTGATGCTGACGGTATATCGCCGCTAGGGTGGGCAAGTCTACGATCAAGAATACCGACAATACAAGTGTTATTAGACAAAGGAGCTACAATCGGTgagtaaattgattttattagatgtaaataataaatataataatgtttttgtaatcataaaatataccttattaaattactatatgtatatttttaatattatagatcaACCAGATGGAAGCGGACGAACACCACTAGGCCTCGCTTGTGGAGGTCCAGCTGAATTAGTAGAACTCTTGTTAGAACGCGGAGCATCTCTGGAGAGAGTCGATCATAGCGGACTGAGACCTTTAGACAGAGCTATTGGACAACGGAATGTTCCTGTGAGTAGTATAACATTTTCGTAAATTCCAACCGTTTATTTCAACAGTTTTATAAGTGCTCTTATTAAATCTATGTTCAATGATATTGTTTTACTATATTACAAATTTGTGTTAATTTCTAGGTGGTCAATTGCTTTTTGAGAAAAGGGGCTAAACTCGGTCCCACGACATGGGTAATGGCAACAGGCAAACCAGAATTTATgtaagttttcattttattcgtcATTTTAAAcaacacaaattattaaattaagttgtTATACACTTttctattgtattaaaatattaatatccatgattttatttaatactaatataaaaacaatttcaggCTAATACTCCTAAACAAGTTGCTTGAAGACGGGAACATGCTGTACCGTAAGAACCGTCCGTCCGAAGCCGCTCACCGCTACCACTACGCACTCAAGAAGATCAATCCGCTCATCAGCGACGAGGGCCTAACGACGCCTTCCACTCAACCTGTTCCACACGAACACGTGTCTGCCTTCGTGCAATTAAAAACGAACCTCTTGCTGAACATGTCTAGGTGTAAGAGGAAACTTAATGTAAGtatcgtttaaataaattcaactaaTCGGTAAATATAAAGATGATACAAACCAACAGCATTAGTAAATATATCTGcaaactaaaacaattatatacgtagattgttcatatatatgtttaagaaCATCAACTACTAAACTATAATCTATTGAAATACTTATGCAATAAAAATCGatgtataatcaaatatatttttgattgattatttAGACTTAAGaatgaataatgaattatttagagAATTATTGAATCGACAGGAACCCTCGGAGGCGTTGGACTTGGCGGCGCGCGCGTCCGTGTTGCGGCCCAACGCGTTCGAGTGCTCGTACGCGATGGCTCGCGCCATCTTAGCCCTCAACAAGCCGTCCGACGCCTTGCCTCACGCGCGACGAGCCTTGCTCCTCGCTCCTTCCACGGACATGTCTGCCATGAGGACTCTGAAAGCCCTCCAGCAGGAGATCCTGACGAGGATCAATACTGGGACCCACAATCTAAACGCCGATACCCGATCGATGAGAAACTATGATAGCATAAGTCTAAACATGCCGTAAACTTCTCCTCCGCTCCGATAACGTACAGATTTATCaacttatataaactttatcattatataaagaCTTGATACTACAGTGACGTTTGTATTGGCTCCGATGTTCCTTAATGGTGTGGTAAATAATTCGATAGTAAAATTTTGTGATTGTTGCATTTAGGTTTTGATTTACgtgatttaaaaattgaaaataaaaataaaaatgtatgtccgTACTGTGAATATCGTTCGTTTGTtgaactatatatgtatgtataagtcTTATACAATTCGTATTGAATCCCGTTGCGTGAAATATGTTATATGCttgtataatttacttattttaaataataatatttcgattcATATTTCTTTGTGTATATGTAAgatctattattattagtgcTGGCACATTCATGTTAGCGTAAGTGCGattaaaaagttgtttttttttttttaaacaaccaTAACTGTTGAGTTTTCtcaaattttagttttagttgcATACTAGGCAATAACAGAATTATCTCGATCAAAATGTTTCtgtaaataagtaagtattatttcttattgtatCTTAATACATGGAAATGTATAGTTtagaaattttagtttttatcgaCTCGAATATATAAAACCTAAAATTTTGGCTTGCCTTATGTTATCTGTCTTATTTTTCGTAActcatttatttgattttaaatttgactttgaAATATGGAATTACATATACGTAAGTTATTAGAATGAATTTAAAGTAGacgttattattagtatttttttgttattattgttaaaaaaatagtcttgAGTAAAACTCGCATGCCCATTTTcttgctttattttaatttattacttatattttagataaaaaaattataaacaaaataaaagcttaatgtattgaaaaaacaaaatggtatcaaaattaatatcttgTGTGGTTTTGATTGTAACTATTATATAgcgtgttttaattatttattttacggatgaaattacaatatattttatcgaattttAATCGTACTCGATTTCGACGGAATTTATGAAATCgatgttttataaaacttctttatgaaactatttacaataaacCAATCTTTTCGAAATTTATAAGACTGAAAAAATATTGCAGACCCACATTGCTACAGattcttgtaataaaatgtaggattttaagaataattataagtacaatAGTTTCTGTGacagtatatataataactataaatacacatattgcttcgaaaatttgttttatttcttattttataaaacttaaacacatttaaataaatcaaatatgaatACCATGTTTGCAAAATATAACGAATTTCACTAAATAAGGAGTGAGGGCAACTGAAAAcaaatttcgtatttataatattttattctacaaaatataaatcacttaAACAATCTTGACATCCGTATCTCTTTCAATCTTATTAATctaattgtacattatttttaagtattacatAAGAAAACCTATACTTTTCAGGTTATTGTCTAAAAACATCGTGTTTATCGCATAATCAAATCTCTAGTCAATTTAAAGTAGTCATTTATCTTTATCTCATAAAATGTATACGTTAGAAAAAGATAGCGATATTTTTGTAGATCACGATCTGAAAACGCCATCATTGTGAAGGGAATTTATAAAAACTGGACCTTCAGTCATTCGAGCGTACACTGGTTGAATAACTAAAATTTTCTCTGTTGGTTTCACATCTATCACTTTTACCGGAGGAACGTTTCCACCAGCAAAAATTCCAAAATCATACAAAGGAGTTCTCTTCATTAGagttattcgattttttttcgaatagTCTTCTGACGTGGAAAGTCTTCGTTTAAATGTATCCAAATCCGAcaatcttcttatttttttcatgaGACCTGTACACTTTtcgtcttttttaaattttaaaaatggacaACTCTGAAATAACCAATTAATTTGAGTTTCgttgttaataaaatcattaaatataaatgggcTATTACAACCACAAGAACACAAAAgccaaattaacaacatttgacatcaaattagcgcgatatcattggtcgacagCTAGAATAATCTATGAGAATCGTTCATTATGTATTTGGGAAATAATGGCGATTTGAACATTTCCAAaatgttatcggaactttggtatataaataaatatacatcaatCAAAAACTGTTAGTAGAGTCCAATAAAGTTGAGGTAATAGATCAAATCTCCtaaaatacgtaaatgtaaGGTTCGTTTATCTTCGATCCTTCTTCAATTAGAatagactatatttattatcttatgtcacgcatataattattaataggttttcattgaataataataataattagcaatGTCATGACGTCGGTGAGTTGTTGTGTAACTTTGTGATAGGATCATTATCatagaacaataaaaaatgtacaaattttGGACCAAgtagatttcattaaaaaaaaatcttcttctgtcaaaatataaacattgtattaaCACCAAACTTCAATGGAGCAGCGTGACTTTTACTATTATTGACTAATATCCAACATTACATGCccactaatttattaaaataaatttaaaccttaGTGGTCTAAAAACTCTTTGTCAAATTATCCTTTTAATGTTGAGAATTAGTAGAACAAATTCAAACAACAAACATAAGATGACAGCTACAAAACTTACCGTAAACATAGAATCGATTAAATTTAGAAGTTTTTTAGAAGTGCTACAATGGTCCCTGTATAACGGTGCtgtatcaaaaacatttttgtacataTCTTCATATAGGGGAGGAAAATCTTCTGAATACAATCTGATGCTGTTTCTCATCTTAAAACGATCAATAAAACcgtatttatttagaacatccATCTTCTTGAGAAGACACGTCGATGATTTTGTGGAATGTTTACACTGAAAATTTTGAACATTAATAACCTTTTTGAAGGGGGAGTAAACCAATGTAACAACAGATACTTCGGGTACACGCACGTACACAACGTGTTGATGGCGCACTATATGTAAacgatggttaatatttcataatatatttggtaAATAGAAAGCTTTTACTTAAGCAATTAACTACTACTAAGCAAAATACTTACATTCACAACCTCGCTCCAAGTTTTACTCTTAGCAGCTGGTTCTGGGACGTAATCTAGTTTGTAGATCATGTTAACTCCACATTCAGAACTAATTTTTGAAGGTATGAAATTGGGTACGTCGCAGAATTGACGACGATGTCTctgaataattgaattataaattaataataggagTACAACCTGATGCTGTTCCTCATCTTAAAACGTTCCATACGAGAACTTGGACAAAATACACGGAGGGGTTAtttgttaaagtaattattgaaaatatatgtaaattggaATCATCTTCAACTTTAAACAGCTATTCAGTCGATTTCAGAGATAAGGTATCAATTTCAAGCTGTATTACTTAAagcatttatgaaaataatattaaagttttgcaAACAATCTTAGTAGTCGCAATCAGGGACATATTTAGTGAAGAAAAAAGACGTaagtataattatgataattctaTACATCagacaaaagtttttttattaaaccaacATTTTATATGGCGGTTCACATTGCTTACTACGCTGGATAAAATTGTCACCATTCCCAAGCTTAGCAATCGGTTAAGTAAAACTGGTCGACTGGTCTAGACGTTAAAagtccatatattttttaacctaactgaaaaaaaaaacactaaaacaaaattttcaaagtaataCCAGAGAATTTAGTGCCTTCTGCACTCTGTACTTCTACgcttttaatttagactattgatgtGACAAGCGTCTATGTTATAATTCCtaatggaaataatattttaaatcattttaaaatacacacCACACCtgtgcataaaataaaattagtaattaatcACTGACGATTATTTCAAGAATATGAACCCATGACAAACTTGATTCAAACTTACTGGTCTATATTTTGAAGAGCTTATTTGGCAAATCACTCCTTCGTTCACTGAAGTGGAATGTCTGAAAATCAGAGAATTAATtacaacttattatttaattcaattttacttGTCTTACGTTGTTATtggttaagaaattaaatatatatttcaattattttgaacTAACACTTACTTGCAAGAATCGTTACTATTTACAACGGGACAATTCTGaaacaaaagtttatttaagttCATTTCTATtctcttaattatttaacatactcaatgtataacaataatctatactaatattaaattggtACAATTTGTTTCTTTGTATGTAGGGGCTAATCTGCGAAacgaattacaaaatttatcagttttgttttttttttactggtagGAAGCTTAATTATTCGTAAGCCCTAAAAagggtataaattaaattaatatcgtaTCATTTTCTTTAGTATTTAGTTAGACCTGtagtagttttttaataaaattagtataataattttatggagCTTCCAATAATGAAAAGGTTCAGGAAGTAAGGGGGTCAATATTCCGTAGGCATAAGGCAGCCGAGGTACCAGGTCCGCCCTTGGTAATGACTGCTGAGTAGTGGTGGCACCGATCCTAAAAGACTTACACCGAAGCGCCGCCACTAGTAAAACTTACAAGTTTTATGATTTGGATCTCGCTTAGAAGCTCAGACATTTAGAATTTTGTTATTTCCTTGTAACTTACCTCAGTGAGTATATCAAAAGTACACGccaatattttgttgatttcgCAATCGGCATCATATCCAATTATCGGTTTGTTCAAGCATTGAGTGACAACCCTCGCTTTGGACTTGCTCCATTCCGGATGTATTTTTGTCATGTTATCCAGTAACTTCGAAAATGCATCCTTATCTACAACTCCTTCGGATATAATATTTAGCTTTCTGAACACGCAGTTTTGTTGTTCGCACTAAAAACAATCTTAAAATAGAAGGAAATtactctaaaatattttatttattgaaagccTTTGTCAACTTACGGATATAGGTACGATTTGAACGTCCCTATTTTTAAGAGATCTCTGTGTCTCAGTTGTAGTCATATATTCACTGTTATTAACAATAGTTAATCTGTTGTCGTCATcccatttcaatttaaaatcacaTTCGGATCGCCATTCGTTTCGTATAAAACCATTCATATCACAGCAGTCTAAGGGATCGATCggctaaaaaatatttgacagcatataaaacatgtatattacatattttaatgattaaataatgaaaaattaacgatttcctaaaaagaaaaagcgcgtaataatagtttataattaccTCCtcgtattcattaaaaataaaattgtctatgtttgGTTTATTTTCAGAATAAGTTGTTGCCAGCGTTGCCtgtaacatatatgtatgtttttttaattatattattaaatataaatttaatagtgtttaactaataatattaatacataatgacTATATAACAAATAGTCGATAGAATGTAAGTATATGTTCTTTCGTCTGCAGATTTAGTAATTTAGAGCTAGGAAATTGATATCGTGACACACACGAAAAGCACGTTAATCCATCGGTCCTGTGCCTGATATATCTTCGGTCGTATTGGCCTCCCCTTGATTGGATTACATGAGAATTACGAAACTAAATGTCCTTGTGTTCGTGCACACGTTCCCTGATTTCGTTGCTGTGACTGAAATTCGGGCAAAAGGGCACAatactattttcaaattacGACTTAGTTACTTAACAAATGTATCCGTTTATACCATCCTAATAAGaccatttagtattttttatcacGAATTCAGTATAAATTACTGAATTCGTGATGTTGACTCATGTCAATTCTAATTTTACATTACCTATAATAACCTGAGCTCCCTAGTACACAATGTGATGATTAAAGAAATATGAATAAGTTGATTATTTTGTTACCTTTTCTGTTGTATGAGATAAGGGATCGTATTTTTTCTGTGTCATAAATACATGATAGTGGATTAGATTCTTAAAACCGCATTCCTTTAATGTACTGTTGAACATCGAGGGCAAATCGCAGCATTTGTTGTTGAAGtacttgaaacaaaatattaaaacttatttatcacTATCTTCTGATGATGATTAAtatcatcaaatatattttaattcacaagtTTTATGGAGTACATATCATGGGAATGTTTACCAAATATTATGTTCCTGGCTCTCTCAGATTTTAGTTTCTCATCAGAGGaatcaaaattaacaaatatttgcgGTCTCGTTCATTATTTTGcaaataagaaaacatttttagtttCAGACCTTTCACACTTTAGTTTCAAATTTTTgcgaataataattgataaaaacaaaGTTATCTGTCCTCAAAGGACAACTCGTTACAACAAGCAAAGCCATCACATTCAATTATAGAATATTGATGTTCTATTTTTACTATGGTGACGAATGATGTCTTAAAAGATTCCTTATTCAAAATACTAGCACCTTCGACCATGCCTTCTgcaaaattcttaattaaaataaaaatacttctcgaatttattattcaaaaccaCTAAggacaaaaataatacattttatttatcattattattagttaaattcaCTTACATTTCTCATAAACATCTCAGGTCTTCTTTCAACAAGTAAATTCttttcaaaatcattatacCGGCTGAAAGGgtacaaataattgaataagaCAATCGTATTGGATTGCACGTTTTGGATTaaagatatttctttttttaatacggAAGAcgtgtatttttattctaaattaaaaaaaaaactaatattagtgTTGATTAATACATAATCTATATAATGCAAATTTGACAATCGTCACAGGGACCTGAGAAAATACTTAGATAttgtctttcaatatatttaatagtacttTTTACCTCTGTGAAAACAGGTAAGTAGCGTCAGATACGGCAAGTGATTGAAGTGTGGCGCAGGCATCTTCCTTTTTCCAGTATTCAGCAGGACAATTCTaaacgatatataaataattaaaacaaaacacgacCGAGGAGGATGAAAATTTAACGTTTAAGATATACGAGCTATACTGAAATCAATTGGACCTACTTACTATGATTTTGAAGACAAAATAAAGAACTAAAAATGGGTATACTAGTTAAAACAAATCAGAActaatatattcatcaatatgtTCCATCCTAACCCTCAATCGTTATATTCGACACCCGCTAAAGTTTTCCAAAGTTGATTAAAAATCTAAACGTACCTTATTTAATTGATCTACAATGCAGTGTATTAACGCTTGTCCAGGGCAAGCTTTACTGTATGTCCTAGGTGTATTTTCATAACAAGCATCCAATGCAATATCGACTACATTCTGCCAGTCTTCAGGTAGATTACTTCTTAAGAAAACACCGTACTGCTCTTTTGATGGTAAAATAGTCAGATTAAGTTTCTCATTAAAACAGCTCCATTTTTGACActaatggaaataaaattatacatgttattaatattataagcttgAAAGTATGTCTGTCTTACTCTGTGAGGATCCACTGACAAGTttctaaataaagttaaaaggagaattatattgtttatgtacattagataaaaattttgtgattttttgtgaaaattagtacctatttaaactaattaactAATTCGGAAaaagctttaaattatatttacaaatataagcgAAATATACTTACCAAACGGTTACCACCTATATACAATTTTCCGTTGCTTTGATCGTATACCTAGAAAATAAACCacaaaaaacattatatgtacctaattttataatacatataggtATCACTAAGATCTTAATACTGTAGAggtattaagattttattgaggattttaatgatgaaataaatgaaaaagagaTCTTGTATTTGTTCGCGCCATGTCAACCTATAGCCAAATTGTAGGTATTTAAAACGTTGGAAAGCGGTAACTTTACTGAATTCCTTGACGGTTCTTCGCGACAGAATCTACATAATTTGGAATCAtagtatattaacatttaatattattctgtaaaatgacgattcaagttGCTTATAAAAGGCtacttcaataaattatatgtcattttatttgatttgtagaACGATTAATTAAATGGGTCATGAATGTTAGGAATATttcaaattagtaaaaagtagtaaaattgacTATGTCAAaactattttctattatattttacagtagGCTAGAAGGCGTATTGGTAGGGTCGATATAGGAGgactttgtaataatatttaaaatatatcgtacTTAGTAATTTAACAAGATAATAACTTAATAGTGATAAGAATACTATGACCTCGATTATTCCTTCATCATCATGATTCAGCCAAACGCATTTCACTGCTTAACAAAGACCTCTCCGATGATCTCGTACAAAGATCTCTCTGATCTCCTGGTCACGGAATATATCAAGAGCATTTGATTGTACGgcacatgaaactttatatagGTACTTAAGTTTCAAGATTTTTACTGTAGTAAAGAAGTTGAATGAAAAATTTTGTTCGTACCTTAGTACGAATAATGACCGATCAAATAGCATCAATAATAGGTATTTatctaatttgaaaataaacaaaattatttgcttTCATATCACAGTTATTTGTGATGATAATTACGTCTACTACACAAAATACAAGTCGTGTTGTTGTATTATAGTACCTACCCTTATATTTCTGCGCTTGGAACAGAGAAACGTTAGCTAATATACCAGTTCGGGACATTTTCAATCTCGGAATTTGAGCTTCAAGAGATATTTAAATTGGTTTAAAAAAGACctcttaaaattgaaatttccaataattctatattaagGCATGCttatgttgtaaaataaaccaaattaaaacTTTCTAGGCTCAGTGGCTTTAGCTGTGATTTGATTGTCAGTTAGAGCAAAGAAttttatatgtacgtatataaaactataa is part of the Vanessa atalanta chromosome 10, ilVanAtal1.2, whole genome shotgun sequence genome and encodes:
- the LOC125067109 gene encoding protein TANC2 isoform X2; the protein is MYNSNEFLHSAGVSRHMQATGEAPSQKTSMKRRSCEVPLGDISSNNFKVSLGDITNDGPNYDCRSLRSNRSEDTRSLRYYRPIDSRSVKNFRSSLADLSAYSLSRPPSYDQLSRRSLVEGPDLNCNTSSIEGVLWSDEEENEYFYHENVTTAWNQDLAALRQLLDSETGGTTCPSCNMPFDKGKKRKLIDTCGHERCYSCMFRNESCPICARKSQGRRQVMERYTPSPQRQVDQEWQSPTRLPKPPKQPSSLAQSCPTPPHTRRRFFLSPKSLRSPFGQRSSRHSHENHVPLSDDEGGHIKQGYESRRQNDLYMRLGLLLGERRGSRNKSRDSCTSLASLDAHTLASHNTSPVSTLTGSSEVDAATPIGRDSLGSLASMSLSAASNCSSSSPGSRRHSVNALQNGREELTRMSSGFFKNRKTAARRSARVSSKQSTTSSELKKVHPTPQLTLRPLFFEVPSSENENVFSGRHWLIRDMEKALASTSSGILISGCPGTGKTALILQLVEYSCFGRKRNFEYEELREQSDIREVLPEEVAAGMVTHLASQVVAYHFCQADNNSTCLVGEFVHSLAAQLCQAPRLQAYREYLLSEPHLLACLSLKECIADPDLAFMRGIIEPLIILRKNGSIDSTNSIILVDGLCEAEYHRPDHGYTIASFLIRHVPEMPSWLKVVATIRTQFLELTKQLPYTRLGLDESDNVHKDLLEYFNARVQAAPIIETNIKSSTGKTEGVHNSVMKFAQYVLHLSQGSFLFLKLILDLLERSHIVVKSTNYKVVPISLAQIFLLQFNLRFPTVQSFEKVTHILSVCLAALYPLTLVEIYYSVNSLLVDTFLPWEEFCHRFESLSDFLVKRIDNTYMFFHPSFREWLIRRDDNESSKFLCDLRAGHCGIAFRLSRVQAPLDPEKSMELGHHILKAHMYRNMGPAQLGLCPRDLQANMVATSSANVGEAVANLRNIYTPNVKVSRLMLLAGGSPNQITDCLGNAPLLCMYAYQGIISMVGLLIEFGADLEMTNSQGCSALSLACQRGHTDVARMLIASGASLSHTDTAEQTPLVHAAKNGHRDTVIYLLGCQTGKEDRNSIEIDEDNIEQLVPGSRHALIAAAQNGHLDIVEYLLDTAELIPDGICPVTGETALTAACSTGNAAIADALLIRGATPYSLNARQMSPLALASKNGRTALVLRLLDSGADVMGSGGKNPLILAAAEGHAEVVEMLLEHCADPDAVDADGISPLGWASLRSRIPTIQVLLDKGATIDQPDGSGRTPLGLACGGPAELVELLLERGASLERVDHSGLRPLDRAIGQRNVPVVNCFLRKGAKLGPTTWVMATGKPEFMLILLNKLLEDGNMLYRKNRPSEAAHRYHYALKKINPLISDEGLTTPSTQPVPHEHVSAFVQLKTNLLLNMSRCKRKLNEPSEALDLAARASVLRPNAFECSYAMARAILALNKPSDALPHARRALLLAPSTDMSAMRTLKALQQEILTRINTGTHNLNADTRSMRNYDSISLNMP